A stretch of Aedes aegypti strain LVP_AGWG chromosome 2, AaegL5.0 Primary Assembly, whole genome shotgun sequence DNA encodes these proteins:
- the LOC110677051 gene encoding NF-kappa-B essential modulator-like, translated as MSNGRQTIDDSKPLAGIINTIDTLENTLSNLELDVRNELNAQRLLYRCQLNLAGRCPSVDRVRDTDSQTSHGAASIVSKYGECNCRCNQALEIYLAQLRKAQLDQEELFRTMKMKDEQAKLYRCKLMESNALVERQKQEIKALKDNEELITQKINTALEEENQTLMTEIERLKSLPDELRARERALKLANKELQETKLTLKSLLLDIESGLETCEDISGELQQERKRAFHTLNEIDEEKRKVLSWIGKYSELKQQYDSAVQQKESVAQLSAALREKTAKLDALSKDYDALKKESVDYISNVETVNEKQRTALQERVVELECQNLQYKIALEEQCQKTSEVSHNMQRELLNLEMKFVEAQEEVNAMKIYNEKAAASAEYTARRKSLVGDETSMDSQSLSPPYCKTCGVEFSSENVDSEHSCSKDILSSKSENHDTATRSIKSEENDTKSKSMESNS; from the exons atgtccAATGGTCGTCAAACCATCGACGACAGCAAGCCCTTGGCCGGCATCATCAACACGATTGACACCCTGGAAAACACTCTCAGCAATCTGGAGCTGGATGTCCGCAATGAGCTGAACGCCCAGCGATTGTTATACCGATGCCAGCTGAATCTGGCCGGAAGATGCCCTTCGGTGGATCGCGTCAGGGATACGGATAGCCAGACTTCCCATGGAGCAGCGTCGATAGTCAGCAAATATGGCGAATGTAACTGTCGTTGCAATCAAGCTCTGGAAATCTATCTGGCTCAACTCCGCAAGGCGCAACTTGATCAAGAAGAACTTTTTCGGACGATGAAAATGAAAGATGAACAAGCGAAACTTTATCG CTGCAAATTAATGGAATCCAATGCCCTCGTGGAGCGCCAGAAGCAAGAGATAAAGGCACTCAAGGATAATGAAGAGCTCATAACGCAAAAAATCAATACCGCCCTGGAGGAGGAGAACCAAACGCTGATGACCGAAATCGAACGTCTGAAGAGTCTTCCGGATGAGCTGCGAGCGCGGGAACGTGCTCTCAAGCTGGCCAACAAGGAACTGCAGGAAACGAAGCTCACGCTCAAGTCCCTGTTGCTTGACATTGAATCCGGCCTGGAGACGTGTGAGGACATCTCCGGGGAGCTGCAGCAGGAACGAAAACGTGCCTTCCACACGCTGAACGAGATCGACGAGGAAAAGCGAAAAG TTTTAAGTTGGATAGGCAAATACAGTGAACTGAAGCAGCAGTACGATTCAGCCGTACAACAAAAGGAATCCGTTGCCCAGTTAAGTGCTGCCTTAAGGGAGAAGACTGCCAAACTGGACGCTCTGTCCAAGGATTACGATGCACTTAAGAAAGAAAGCGTTGATTAT ATTTCAAACGTGGAAACCGTCAACGAGAAGCAGAGAACAGCACTACAAGAGCGGGTGGTGGAATTGGAATGCCAAAATCTGCAATACAAAATTGCTCTGGAGGAACAATGCCAAAAAACTTCTGAAGTTTCACATAA CATGCAACGAGAGTTACTGAACCTGGAGATGAAGTTCGTCGAAGCTCAGGAAGAGGTCAACGCCATGAAGATATACAATGAAAAAGCCGCCGCCAGTGCGGAATACACAGCACGACGCAAGAGTCTAGTCGGGGATGAAACATCGATGGACTCGCAATCGCTAAGCCCACCGTACTGCAAAACTTGCGGTGTAGAATTCTCGTCGGAAAATGTAGATTCAGAACATAGCTGTTCCAAAGACATTCTATCATCGAAAAGCGAAAACCACGATACCGCTACGCGATCGATAAAGTCCGAAGAAAACGACACTAAATCGAAGAGTATGGAATCCAACTCGTAA